In Desulfosediminicola ganghwensis, a single window of DNA contains:
- a CDS encoding bactofilin family protein, which yields MQKAESEAIASIIDKTMTITGQISFRGKTRIDGAIIGDVNGEHLVLSETGKVTGDIVASSFNCFGTLEGNVQAGLITARKNCSIHGRLEAGSLTVEPGASIDGEIKAATKELSETIGKKPTPAAKATTPAVEVPAKKN from the coding sequence ATGCAAAAGGCAGAAAGCGAAGCTATAGCCTCGATTATCGATAAGACCATGACTATTACCGGTCAGATCTCCTTCCGGGGGAAAACCCGAATTGATGGAGCCATTATCGGTGACGTCAATGGAGAGCATCTCGTATTGAGTGAGACTGGCAAGGTAACTGGTGACATTGTAGCCAGTTCTTTCAACTGCTTCGGCACCCTTGAAGGCAACGTTCAAGCCGGCCTGATCACCGCTCGTAAAAACTGCTCTATTCACGGCAGACTTGAAGCAGGCAGCCTTACTGTTGAGCCTGGCGCAAGTATCGATGGTGAAATTAAAGCAGCTACCAAAGAGCTTTCCGAGACTATTGGTAAAAAACCGACGCCTGCTGCCAAAGCGACCACCCCGGCAGTTGAGGTTCCGGCCAAGAAAAACTGA
- a CDS encoding metallophosphoesterase family protein, which yields MKIAFLSDIHANMEALQAVLADLKERCAITVLDRVVCLGDLVGYGPEPQEVVDLVRKQGFEVLAGNHEAALANKKERRWMNFQARENNISTEALLSRDSLEYCCVLPRTLSFGTALCVHGCPPDSVNGYLYSMSSEDVIKLFKESDFTRFFVGHTHELQLVFEAREAVERVVPEPGEHRLEADKKYIINCGSVGQPRNGDNRAKYVIWDSESDILEICAVEYDIDSTVVKIINRGFPTAYAQRLK from the coding sequence ATGAAGATCGCCTTCTTATCAGATATCCATGCCAATATGGAGGCATTACAGGCAGTGCTGGCTGATCTCAAAGAGCGTTGTGCCATAACTGTGCTGGATCGCGTTGTCTGTCTCGGAGATTTGGTCGGTTACGGACCAGAGCCTCAGGAGGTGGTTGATCTTGTCAGAAAACAGGGCTTTGAAGTGCTGGCCGGCAACCACGAAGCTGCGCTGGCCAATAAAAAAGAGAGACGGTGGATGAATTTCCAGGCCCGGGAGAATAATATCTCCACTGAGGCCCTTCTCAGCAGGGACAGCCTCGAGTATTGCTGCGTTCTGCCCAGGACTTTAAGCTTCGGTACCGCCCTTTGTGTACATGGTTGTCCACCTGATTCGGTGAATGGTTATCTCTACTCAATGAGCAGTGAGGATGTGATAAAACTTTTCAAGGAGTCTGATTTTACCCGTTTCTTTGTAGGTCACACTCATGAACTGCAGCTGGTTTTTGAGGCTCGGGAAGCGGTTGAGCGTGTTGTGCCTGAGCCGGGTGAACATCGACTTGAGGCGGATAAAAAATATATAATCAATTGTGGCTCCGTGGGACAGCCGCGGAATGGTGATAATCGCGCAAAATACGTGATCTGGGACAGTGAAAGCGATATCCTTGAAATTTGCGCGGTGGAATATGATATTGATTCGACCGTGGTGAAAATTATTAACCGTGGATTTCCAACGGCATATGCCCAGCGACTGAAGTAG
- a CDS encoding peptidoglycan DD-metalloendopeptidase family protein → MNERLHIIIMDEKGKMLKLPLETKRLITYLISASVAIVILVTSSLFSYSLFTNNRSLDKKLAELQSKVDSSDEVISEIQQKATTELNELNLQIASLRMDKAEQQAAFKEEKELLISTAVSELEERSVLIETIMHNIGVKVPAPKSSKGSQNSGGPFIEANPGIQDELLYKADKYTKLIKQIPLGSPGTGPITSRFGARQDPFNGKRSVHEGLDFRGKTGDKIYATANGVIKRAFTNGSYGKYVEIDHLNGYTTSFAHMHSFVVRKGDRVQRGQLIGLVGNTGRSTGPHLHYEVKYRGKPVNPIKYIQIANLLKPIEAKRPLVKATKSKIVIK, encoded by the coding sequence ATGAACGAACGGCTGCATATTATTATAATGGATGAAAAGGGGAAAATGCTCAAACTCCCCCTGGAGACTAAACGGCTCATCACCTACCTTATCTCCGCCTCAGTAGCAATAGTCATTCTCGTAACATCCTCCCTTTTTTCCTACTCCCTCTTTACCAATAATCGCTCCTTGGATAAAAAGCTCGCCGAGCTTCAATCCAAGGTAGACAGCAGCGATGAAGTTATAAGCGAAATTCAACAAAAAGCCACCACCGAACTCAACGAACTCAATCTGCAGATTGCCTCCCTCAGAATGGATAAAGCCGAACAGCAGGCGGCCTTCAAAGAGGAGAAAGAGCTTCTTATTTCAACAGCAGTGAGTGAGCTCGAAGAACGCAGTGTCCTGATAGAAACGATCATGCACAACATCGGTGTAAAGGTCCCGGCCCCAAAATCATCCAAAGGTTCACAAAATAGCGGTGGTCCCTTTATCGAGGCCAACCCGGGCATACAGGATGAGCTTCTTTATAAGGCAGACAAATACACCAAACTTATCAAGCAGATCCCCCTCGGCAGTCCCGGAACCGGCCCGATCACTTCTCGCTTCGGTGCGCGACAGGACCCTTTCAACGGCAAGCGCAGCGTCCATGAAGGTCTGGATTTCAGAGGCAAGACCGGAGATAAGATATACGCCACAGCAAATGGTGTCATCAAGCGTGCATTCACCAACGGCAGTTACGGCAAATACGTCGAAATAGATCATCTGAATGGCTACACTACATCTTTTGCCCATATGCACAGTTTCGTTGTGCGTAAAGGCGATCGCGTTCAGCGCGGACAGCTCATCGGCCTGGTAGGCAATACCGGACGCTCAACAGGCCCCCACCTGCACTATGAGGTCAAATACAGAGGGAAACCGGTTAACCCGATAAAGTATATTCAAATTGCTAATTTGCTCAAACCAATAGAGGCCAAGCGGCCACTGGTTAAAGCCACCAAGAGCAAAATAGTCATAAAATAA
- a CDS encoding ABC-F family ATP-binding cassette domain-containing protein yields MSHLLSCSSISKSFGAQQLFRNISFTLHEGDRVGLIGPNGSGKSTLLRIVCGLEEPDNGQIQYQKHVRFSYLAQSDLFEDDLSAAENLIKAMEGSEFDETERLHRAHALLSRAEFADSDIAVGQLSGGWRKRLSICRSLLLSPDVLVMDEPTNHLDIEGILWLEKLLGGGLLEGPKAWLLVSHDRRFLENCTNRIVELSAVYPEGSFQIDGRYSDFIEARAAFLEGQQEEEVRLANKVRRETEWLQRGPKARTTKAKYRIDEAHKLQGELAKVKSRNRASGAVQIDFDATGRKTKKLLEGKGLTKGYDGRTLFSDLDILLSPGSRLGLLGRNGCGKSTLMQLMAAAADENGFKPDSGYLKLADNVKIVSFDQRRESIDPDVTLRRALAPEGDSIVFQGRSLHVVSWAKKFLFRTDQLETPVGQLSGGEQARILIADLMRKPADILLLDEPTNDLDIPSLDVLEESLTEFKGALVLVTHDRFLLDRVCDRLLGFDGKGGVAYYAEYGQWISDITGTAKKSTAPNTSDKKKKSVQKKKGKLSYMDQREYDQMEELIMNAEMEVEELQQRMALPEVSSHPSEAAECWAKLEKVQMEVERLYGRWDELEEKRNAEE; encoded by the coding sequence ATGAGTCATCTGCTCAGCTGCAGCTCGATCAGTAAATCTTTTGGTGCCCAGCAGCTTTTTCGAAACATAAGTTTCACCCTTCATGAAGGCGACCGTGTTGGTCTGATTGGCCCTAACGGCTCAGGAAAATCCACATTACTGAGAATAGTTTGCGGCCTGGAAGAGCCGGACAATGGGCAAATTCAATATCAGAAACATGTACGTTTTTCCTATCTTGCCCAGTCTGATCTTTTTGAAGATGATTTGAGCGCTGCCGAAAACCTCATCAAGGCGATGGAAGGCAGCGAATTTGATGAGACGGAGCGCTTACATCGAGCCCACGCACTGCTCAGCCGTGCCGAGTTTGCCGACAGTGATATTGCCGTGGGGCAGCTTTCCGGTGGTTGGCGCAAACGCCTATCCATATGCCGTTCGCTGCTGCTCAGCCCGGATGTACTGGTGATGGATGAGCCTACCAACCATCTTGATATTGAGGGTATCCTCTGGCTTGAAAAACTTCTCGGTGGCGGCCTGCTCGAAGGCCCGAAAGCCTGGTTACTGGTAAGTCATGACCGGCGCTTTCTCGAGAACTGCACCAACCGAATTGTGGAGCTTTCAGCTGTGTATCCTGAAGGTTCTTTTCAGATTGATGGCAGATATTCAGATTTTATCGAAGCGCGGGCTGCTTTTCTTGAAGGCCAACAAGAGGAGGAGGTACGTCTGGCCAACAAGGTGCGCCGTGAGACCGAATGGCTGCAAAGAGGCCCGAAGGCCAGAACCACTAAGGCCAAATACAGAATTGACGAAGCCCACAAATTGCAGGGTGAGTTGGCCAAGGTCAAGTCACGTAATCGTGCCTCCGGTGCTGTGCAGATAGACTTCGATGCCACCGGCAGGAAAACCAAAAAGCTTCTGGAAGGAAAGGGCCTGACCAAAGGGTATGATGGGCGTACCCTGTTTTCCGATCTCGATATACTCCTCTCACCCGGCAGCCGTCTTGGACTCCTCGGTCGTAATGGTTGCGGCAAGTCTACGCTCATGCAGCTCATGGCCGCCGCAGCGGACGAGAACGGTTTCAAGCCGGACAGTGGCTATCTGAAGCTTGCCGACAATGTAAAGATTGTAAGTTTTGACCAGAGGCGGGAGAGTATCGATCCCGATGTTACCCTGCGGAGGGCACTGGCCCCAGAAGGGGATTCCATTGTTTTTCAAGGCCGGTCACTGCATGTGGTTTCCTGGGCCAAGAAGTTTCTGTTTCGCACGGATCAGCTGGAAACGCCGGTTGGTCAACTTTCCGGCGGCGAGCAGGCACGAATTCTGATTGCCGATCTCATGCGTAAACCAGCAGATATCCTGTTGCTTGATGAGCCAACCAATGATCTCGATATCCCTTCTCTTGATGTGTTGGAGGAGAGCCTTACTGAATTTAAGGGAGCGCTGGTGCTGGTGACCCATGACCGGTTCCTGCTCGACAGGGTCTGTGACAGGTTGCTTGGTTTTGATGGTAAAGGAGGTGTCGCCTATTATGCCGAGTATGGTCAGTGGATAAGTGATATTACAGGTACCGCAAAAAAGAGCACCGCACCGAACACTTCCGACAAAAAGAAAAAGTCTGTCCAGAAGAAAAAGGGCAAATTGTCGTATATGGATCAGCGTGAATATGATCAGATGGAAGAGTTGATCATGAACGCGGAAATGGAAGTGGAAGAACTGCAGCAGCGTATGGCGCTGCCGGAAGTTTCTTCTCACCCCAGTGAGGCTGCGGAGTGCTGGGCGAAACTTGAAAAAGTTCAGATGGAAGTGGAACGACTCTATGGACGCTGGGATGAACTGGAAGAGAAAAGGAACGCAGAGGAATAG